Genomic window (Arcobacter aquimarinus):
TCTAAGTTCCCTTCTATATCATTAGCAACCATTTATAAAAATATAAATGCAATGGTTGAAAAAGTTTTTCTATCTGAAGTTAAGTTACCAAATTCAAAATCAGTTTATGAATTGGTAAAAGTTGAACATGCTCATTTAGTTTGTTCTTCGTGTGGACATATTGAAGATATAATGCTAGATGCTTCATCTATTTTGGAAGAGGCTTCTAAAATTACTTCTTTTAAAATAGATTCTACAAACATAGTATTAAGTGGAATTTGTCCTAAATGTTCAAAATAGTCTAGTTTTAAACTAGGCTATTTTGTATTACTAATCCTAAAACTATCAACAACGCAATCCCTGCTGATTTATTATAAAGTTTATTTGCTGTTATAAATACTAACATTAATGTGGCTATGAAAGCTGCAGCTATATCAAAATAGTTACTAGAAAAATCAATATTAAGTGGATTTATAATTGCAGATAATCCTAAAACCATAGTGAAATTTGCCACATTTGAACCTATGATATTTCCTATTGCTAAATCAGCATTATTGTTTATAGCTGATTTAATAGAAATAGTAAGTTCTGGTAAAGATGTTCCAAAAGCTACTAAAAAAAGACCAATTATCCATTCACTAATTCCAAAACTTCTTGCAATATTTCCTGCACTATCAATTGCAAAATTTGCTCCAACAATTACAAAAATGAATCCAATTAGAAGTAAAACACCTGTTTTTAACCAGTTGAATTTTTCTTTTTTTAAATCTTCATCTATATCTTCTTCAAGAGAGTTTGAATTGATTAAAAACATAAGATATGCACCCATTAATAATAAAAATAAAATTCCATCAAACATAGATAATTTTCCATCAATTCCCATCAAAATAAATATTAAAATAGGAAAAAGTGACCAAGCTGAATCTTTTGCAAATAAATCTCTGTGTGGATTTATTTTTTTTGCAAGTAAAAAAACTAAACCTAAAACAAGTGAAATATTAAAAATAGTACTTCCAATTACATTTGCAACTGCAATATCAGCACTTCCTTTAGCTGATGCTGACATGGAAACAGCCATTTCAGGAAGACTTGTACCAACAGCTACTAAAGTAGCACCTATTACAAAACTTGAAATATTAAAATGAAGTGCAATTCTTTCACTCTCTTTTATTACAAAATCTGCTCCATATATAAGCCCTGCCATGGCGATTGTAAATATAATCAAATCCATTTTATGAATTCCTAACTATCAAACTATCTGGTAAATTAAATTTTTTTATTAATTCTTCTTCTTTATTTCTATGTTCTCCATTATCAACTTCATGGTCATATCCTAGAAGATGTAAAAGTCCATGAATAAATAATAATGAAAATTCCTCATCAAAACTATGTCCATACTCTTTTGCTTTTTCTTCCACAAAATCAGTTGAAATTACAATAGAACCTAAAGGCATATTATCAAAATCATATTCAAGAGGAAAACTTAAAACATCTGTTGCTTTATCTATATTTCTATGTTCTTTATTTAATTCTTGTATTTCATCATTTTTTACAACAAGAAGTTCTATATCTTTTTGTGTAAGTGAGTTTACAATTTTTTCTAAACCTAAAATATCAATTTCAAATTCAGTTTCATTATCTAAATCAATCATTATTAATCCATATTTAATTTGTGAAAATTATAACTAAAATTTAATAAGTTAAAGTGTATATTAATCTATTTAAAACATTAAGGAGAGAAGATGAGTTTAGAAATTGGTACGAAAGCAAGTATAGACTATAAAGTTCAATCAAAAGATTTAGCTGCAAATTTACAAATATCAAAAGAGGATGCATTTCCTGAAGTTTTTGCAACTGCTAGAATGGTTGCATTGATGGAATGTAGTGCAGCAAAAATGATGTTGCCTTTATTAAAAGAAGGAGAACTAAGTGTTGGTGTAGAAGTTAATATAAAACATTTAGCTCCTACTTTAGAAGAAGATATTGCTATTTCAACTGCAACTTTTGTTGGAATGGAAGGCAAACTTTACAAGTTTGAAATAGAAGTTGTTGATAGTGGTGGAATCATAGGAAATGGAACTCACACAAGAGCAATAGTTACAAATGAGAGATTAATGAGTGGCGCAAAAAAAAGAGTTGGAAAATAATCTTTATTAAAAAATGATAGAACTAAAATAGTTCTATCATTTTAAAGACACATACATTCTAAAATAATTCAATCATTTTAGAAACTTCATCAACTGCAAAAGTCTTAATATCAAGTTTCAGATTTGTTTTTTGGGCAATTACAGCTTTTTTCATGCCTTGAGCTTGTGCCTCTTTTAATCTTAAATCAATAGAATAAACATCTTTTATTTCACCAGTTAGGGAAACTTCACCTATAAATGCTGACTCTTTCGAAATAGGTCTATCTCTAAAAGAGGAAATAATTGCAGCAATTACAGCTAAATCAGCACTACTTTCTTTAATTTTTATTCCGCCACTTATGTTTATAAAAACATCATAATTATTTAGTGGTAAATCTATCTTTTTTTCAAGTAAAGCTAAAAGCATGGTAAGTCTATTTGCGTCAAATCCAGTGGCACTTCTTTTTGGATTTGGATAAGTGCTTTCAGTTACAAGTGCTTGAACTTCCAAAATTATAGCACGACTTCCCTCCATAACAACTGTAAGAGCAGAACCACTTTGGGCTTTACTTTTATCAAAAAATTTTGAAGCTATATCTTTTGCACTTATAAGTCCTTCTGCTGTCATCTCAAAAATACCAATTTCACTAGTTGAACCAAAACGGTTTTTAAAACCTCGAAGCATCCTAAGTTCTCTACTTGCTTCTCCTTCAAAATACAAAACAGTATCAACCATGTGTTCTAAAACTCTTGGACCTGCAATACTTCCATCTTTTGTGATATGTCCAATTATAAACATAGCAATATTTGACTCTTTTGCTTTTCTCATTAACTCAAAAGTAATTTCACGTACCTGAGAAACACTTCCTGGTGCTGATGTTAGATTTGATGAATAAATAGTTTGAATAGAGTCGATAATTACTACTTCATAATTTTGTCTCAAAAGTTCATCTTGAATCTCTTCAAGTTTTATTTCACTTAATAAAAAAAGTTCATCATGATTTGCTTCAAGTCTATTCGCCCTTAGTTTTATTTGTCCAGCACTCTCTTCACCTGAAACATAAAGTACTTTTTTACCTGATTTTGAGATACTTCCAGCAACTTTCAGTAAAAGAGTTGATTTTCCAACTCCTGGACTTCCTCCTATTAAAGTTAAACTTCCAGGAACAATTCCTCCTCCTAAAACTAAATCAAATTCATCATTAAATGAAGAAAATCTTGTAACATCATCTTGAACTATTTGTGTTATGGGTTTTGCTTTTGAACTTGTATTTATGATTTTTGATGAGTGTTTTAAAACTTCTTGTTGTTCTTGATTCAATTCTATGAATGAATCCCATGAACCGCAGTTTGGACATTTTCCAAGCCACTTTGTAGATTGTTCTCCACAATGTTGACACTCAAAAAGTGATATTTTCTTTTTTGCCATTTTATTTCCTAGCTGTTTTATGTTGTTATTATAATGAAAAAAGAATTATGCTTAATAAAATATTACACTTTGTAATATGAATTACAATACAATCTTAAATGAAAAAAATAAAACTATTCACAGATTCAAGTGTAAATCCTCAAAAAAAGATAGGTTTTGGAAGCTTTCTTCTTTTGGAAGAAAAAAATATCTCTTTTGAAGAGATGAAAAAAAACATAAAAATAAAAAAATTTGAAAATACATCTTCTACAAAACTTGAACTCCAAACTTTACTTTGGGCATTAGATGAACTAGATGATAAAAATATAATTATTGAAGTTTATACAGATTGTCAAAATATTATAGGTTTACAAGATAGAAGAGAAAAGCTAGAAAAAAATAATTTTCATTCATCTTCTGGAAAACTTATGAATAATCATGAGTTATATAAAGAATTTTTTGAAAAAGTAGATAAATTAAATATAAGTTTTTTTAAAGTTAAAGGGCATAAAAAAAATAGTTTAAAAGATAAAATAGATGATATCTTTAATCTAGTAGATAAAGCTTGTAGAAACGCTTTAAGAGAAGATATTGCTTATTTAAAATAAATAAGCAATATTTATCCCTCCCCAATTTTCTCTTTCACTTTTTCCGTTAATTCTTACAAATTTAGAATTTTTAAAGCTAAGAGATAAAACAAAATTTTCTAAATAGGTATCTAGTGATACAACTTGAACAATAGTATCTTTTAATTTGTCTAATTGATAAGATTTATCATAATTTGAAACATAAAAATAATCAGTATAAGAGTATGCTAAACCATAAGATAGTGACCAACCTAAGTTTTTGTTAGGTTTAGAATCAAGATTTAGAAGTTTGTTTTCATTTACTCCTAAAAATTTTCCAACAGTATTAAAATTATTTGGATAATTATTTCCATATCTTATCATAGAGCCAAACATTAAAGCTCTATTATAGTTTCCTACATCTATTTTAAAGTTATTTGTTAAATCCATTTTTCCATAAGAAAAATCATATTTAAAGGCTTTATAACCATAATCATAAGAGAAGTTATACAAAAAATCATCTTTTAATTGATTATTCCAACCTTTTGGTTCTTTTCCTCCTATTGCATTATGGAAAGACTTTTGAAAATTATCTGTATTTGTACTTCCTCCAACAGCACCTAAGGTTATTACATATTTGTGAAAAAAATCTTCTTCCCACTTATATAAAATAAAATCTAAAGTTGCAACTCCTGCATAAGGTAAATCACCTATAATTTTCTCTTTTTTATCCAAGTTATCAGGAGTAAATGCAAGATGAGAATAGGTCATTCCTAGTGTTTGATATTTTGTATCATTGTTAAAAGTAGGAATTTTAGAAATTAAATCAAAAAAACTATTGTTATATTTTGAAGAATCATTTGTATCTTTGTTAGTTAAATAACTAAAATAAACTCCATTTGTGTAGTGTTTATCTTCCCCATTTATTACATCATTTTCTATAAAAACTGAAAAAACTTCTGCATTTAGATTTAAAGCTAAAAAAGAAGTGAAAATAATTTTTGGAAATAATTTCATTGTCAAGCCTTTTATTGTAGTATTGCAATTATATAATAAAAAATTGGAAAAAATAAAATGATAATATATATTCACGGATTCGCAAGTAGTGGTTTTGGTTCAAAACCACAAAAATTTAAAGAGTATTTTGAAGATGAAATAATAACAATTTCACTTTCTACTATTCCAAATTTAGCAATTGATACTTTAGAACAAATAATAGAATTTTCTTTAAATAAAGATGAACCAGTTTATTTAGTAGGTTCCTCTCTTGGTGGTTTTTATGCACTTTATTTAGCAAATAAGTATGATTTAAAAGCAGTTTTAATAAATCCAGCTGTTAATCCATGGGGAACTTTACATAGATATGAAGGTGTTGAATTTGTAACAAATTATTATGATAATTCAAGATTTGAATTTACTAATGAACATATAAAATCTTTAAAGAATTATGAAGTGAATTTTTTAAAGAATCCAGAAAATTTTATTACTTTATTGCAAGAAGAAGATGAGGTTTTAGATTTTAATGAAGCTGCTTTAAAACTTGAAGAAACAGAACTTATAATAGAAGAGGGAGGAAGTCACTCTTTTGAGGGAATAGAGCGATATTTTAGAAAAATAAATAGTTTTTTTTATAATTAAAATTTATTCATATAATATTTTGGAATAATTGGATAAAATAAATACAATTATGATGTATTGAAAAATTAAGGAGAACTCTAAAAATGAATTCATTTAGAGTTATAGATACGAGATTTCGTATTTTAAAGGGTGGTAAAATAGGATTAAGTCTATCTATTTCTTTAATAGGTAGTGCCTTAGTTTTTGGAAGTGTAAATAGTTATGCTGTTGATTATTTTACTGATGTACAATCTACAGTTTCTGATTCTACAACAACTCCATTAGGAGGAACAAATCCTATTACAGTAGAAAAAGCTGTTAATGGTGGAAGTGTAAATACTACAAGAATTGAAAATGATACGAATCCTGTGGTTTTTAAACCCACTTCTTGGGCAAATAGTTCTTATACAGATCCAACATTTGCAGCAGCTGAAACTACTCCTACTGTTTATCCAGCTAGATATTATTTAGGAAAAGAAGATTTTGTCCCTTTAGAATTAAATTTAACTTTTGCTTCAGGAGCGAGTTCTGGAAGTATTTCAAAAAATAGTACAACTTTTTATAGTGCAAATATAACTCCTCCTGGTTATATTGCTGATAATCCTGGTATTCCAACACAAACTTTAACAACTGTAGTATCAAATAATTATAAAGCTAATTTAATTTTTGAGGGTTCAAATACTGTTTCAGGTTCAACAAATATAGAAGATGGAAACATAAAAATAGATGGAAGTATAGATTTCAATGGAACAGTTACAGCAGGTTCAATAGAAGTTGATACTACTGATACGGCAACTTTTGGAAGCAATGTTTCTTTATCTTCAGGAGCAGGAAATTTAAATTTTAGCCAAGATGGTAGTATTATTTTAAATTCAAATTTTTCTGGAAATATTACTAATACTAATTCAGGTGATGGAAATATTACAACTGTAGGAATAAATAATATAAATGGAAATATAGGGAATAGTTCAAACTTTTTAAATTCTTTAAGTGTAGGCGATTTAACTACAATTTCAACAACAACTGTAAATGGAGATGTGTTTGCAAATAGTACAGTATTGAATAATACAATAACAAATAGCTCAACATTGATACTTTCAAATGATAAAAATATAACTTCGACAATAACAACTTCACATGATAATAAGGGTATTTTAACTCTATCAGGTGGAACACAAACAGTAACGGGACAAATAGGTACAGATACTTTAAAATTAGCAGAAATAAACGCAGGAGCGAATGGTTCAGATTCAACATTTAATAGTGATGTGTTTGCAACAAATTTAGATGTAGAAGGAACAGGAAGAGTAAACCTAAATGGAGATTATAAAGGTACGTCAATAAGATATAACGCAGATGGAACAGTAGTATTAGCAGATGGAAGTGATGTAAATTCTTCAATAATAAATAACTCAGGAGTAGATAGTACAGGAACATTGACTTTAAATGGAAGCTCAACAGTAAGTGGAAATGTAGGAGCAGATGGAGCATCGTTAAAAGAGATAAACGCAGGAGCGACAGGTTCAAATTCAACATTTAATAGTGATGTGTTTGCAACAAATTTAGATGTAGAAGGAACAGGAAGAGTAAACCTAAATGGAGATTATAAAGGTACGTCAATAAGATATAACGCAGATGGAACAGTAGTATTAGCAGATGGAAGTGATGTAAACTCAGCAATAACAACTGGAACAACAAATACAGGAACATTGACTTTAAATGGAAGCTCAACAGTAAGTGGAAATGTAGGAGCAGATGGAGCATCGTTAAAAGAGATAAACGCAGGAGCGACAGGTTCAAATTCAACATTTAATAGTGATGTGTTTGCAACAACTACAAATGTAGGAGCAGGAGAGATTAAATTTGAAGGTAATTTAACTGGAAATATAGATGCAATAACTTCGAATCAAGGAACTATAACTTTTGTAGGTGATAATAGTGGAAAAGCGCAATTAGTTACAGGAAATATAGGAATTTTTGGTGATTCAATAAATGTTTTAAATATAGGAGAATCAGGAAGTTTAATAAACTATTCAACAACAACTGTAAATGGAGATGTGTTTGCAAATAGTACAGTATTGAATAATACAATAACAAATAGCTCAACATTGATACTTTCAAATGATAAAAATATAACTTCGACAATAACAACTTCACATGATAATAAGGGTATTTTAACTCTATCAGGTGGAACACAAACAGTAACGGGACAAATAGGTACAGATACTTTAAAATTAGCAGAAATAAACGCAGGAGCTAATGGTTCAGATTCAACATTTAGTAGTGATGTGTTTGCAACAAATTTAGATGTAGAAGGAACAGGAAGAGTAAACCTAAATGGAGATTATAAAGGTACGTCAATAAGATATAACGCAGATGGAACAGTAGTATTAGCAGATAATAAAAATATAGACTCTTCAATAATAAATAATAGTAGTACAACACCAACAGGAACATTGACATTAGAAGGAAGTTCAATAGTAAGTGGAACAGTAGGTACAGATGTAAATAGATTGAAAGAGATAAACGCAGGAGCGAATGGTTCAGATTCAACATTTAATAGTGATGTGTTTGCAACAAATTTAGATGTAGAAGGAACAGGAAGAGTAAACCTAAATGGAGATTATAAAGGTACGTCAATAAGATATAACGCAGATGGAACAGTAGTATTAGCAGATGGAAGTGATGTAAATTCTTCAATAATAAATAACTCAGGAGTAGATAGTACAGGAACATTGACTTTAAATGGAAGCTCAACAGTAAGTGGAAATGTAGGAGCAGATGGAGCATCGTTAAAAGAGATAAACGCAGGAGCGACAGGTTCAAATTCAACATTTAATAGTGATGTGTTTGCAACAAATTTAGATGTAGAAGGAACAGGAAGAGTAAACCTAAATGGAGATTATAAAGGTACGTCAATAAGATATAACGCAGATGGAACAGTAGTATTAGCAGATGGAAGTGATGTAAACTCAGCAATAACAACTGGAACAACAAATACAGGAACATTGACTTTAAATGGAAGCTCAACAGTAAGTGGAAATGTAGGAGCAGATGGAGCATCGTTAAAAGAGATAAACGCAGGAGCGACAGGTTCAAATTCAACATTTAATAGTGATGTGTTTGCAACAACTACAAATGTAGGAGCAGGAGAGATTAAATTTGAAGGTAATTTAACTGGAAATATAGATGCAATAACTTCGAATCAAGGAACTATAACTTTTGTAGGTGATAATAGTGGAAAAGCGCAATTAGTCACAGGAAATATAGGAATTTTTGGTGATTCAATAAATGTTTTAAATATAGGAGAATCAGGAAGTTTAATAAACTATTCAACAACAACTGTAAATGGAGATGTGTTTGCAAATAGTACAGTATTGAATAATACAATAACAAATAGCTCAACATTGATACTTTCAAATGATAAAAATATAACTTCGACAATAACAACTTCACATGATAATAAGGGTATTTTAACTCTATCAGGTGGAACACAAACAGTAACGGGACAAATAGGTACAGATACTTTAAAATTAGCAGAAATAAACGCAGGAGCTAATGGTTCAGATTCAACATTTAGTAGTGATGTGTTTGCAACAAATTTAGATGTAGAAGGAACAGGAAGAGTAAACCTAAATGGAGATTATAAAGGTACGTCAATAAGATATAACGCAGATGGAACAGTAGTATTAGCAGATAATAAAAATATAGACTCTTCAATAATAAATAGTAGTAGTACAACACCAACAGGAACATTGACTTTAAATGGAAGCTCAATAGTAAGTGGAACAGTAGGTACAGATGCAAATAGATTGAAAGAGATAAACGCAGGAGCGACAGGTTCAGATTCAACATTTAGTAGTGATGTGTTTGCAACAACTACAAATATCACTTCTGGAGTAGTTAATTTTAATACTATATCAGGGACAACAACTACAAATATAGTATTTAGTGGAAATGGAACGGCAAATTTAAATCAAGGCTTAACTGGAAATATTTATTTTGCAGGTAATGATGCAAATATAAATGTATCTGATGGAAAAGGGATATTAGGTTCAGTTGAAACTTTAGCAAATAATACAGGAATTTTAAATTTTAAAGGTGATGGTGTTATTAATGGAATCATTGGAAGTGCTGATTTTGCAATAAAAGAACTTAATGTAAATAGTGAAAATGAGCAAGATAAAGATGGAAATGGAACAGTTATAACTCAAGGATTATTAGCACATAGAGAAATTTTTGCTGAGATTATAAATCTTAGAAATAATGCAACTTTAACATTAGCAAATAATGCAAATATAACAAAAACATCAACGGGATTAGTTATTTCAACTGATAGTGCAAATAGTGGTAATGTAGTCTTTTTAGGAAGTTCAACAGTAACAGGAGAAGTTGGAACAAACAGTAATAACTTAGAAAGTATAACAGCTGGTGCAAATAATCACACAGTTACTTTTAATGATATGGTTTATGCTTCAATAATAAATTATTCTGATGATGGAAAAGTTGTTTTAAATGGAGATAATAGTTTAAATTCAAATGCTGAAGGTTTTAAAGGAACTGTAAATTTTAACTCTAAATCAGGAACACTTGAAATTGGAGATGATGTAAATATTACTACAGGAGCAACAGAAATTCAATTTACAAATGCCAAAAATGCAACCCTTGCATTTAATGGAACTTCAATTATAAAAGGAAGTTTAGGAAGTGAAAATGGGACAAATGATACTTTTAAAACTATAAATGCAGGTGCATTAAATGAAACAGTTAAATTTGAAGATAATATTTATGTAATGGATAGTTTAAATCTTTCTTCAAATGGTAAAGTACAAATTGTAGATGAAAATTATGTAAAAAGAAATTCAAATTCAGCTACAACAGGAGCTATTATTACTACATCAACAGATGGTTTTGGTGATTTAGAATATTTAGGAACGACTATTTTGTATGATGATATAGGAACTTCATCAAAAAAACTTAATAATGTTACTTTTGCTTCAACTGGAGATGCTTCAAATATTTATAATCAAGATATAGATAAAAATGTATATGCTTTGAATACAACTATTGGAAATAGTTCTAATAAAACAACATTAAATATTAAAGAAGATATAACATTTGGTGGAAATTTAAATCTTAGAAAAGATTCTGTTTTAAATGTTAGTGATTATAATGTCACTGTAGCTAATAATTTAGATATAGCATCAAATTCAACTTTAAACTTTAAAGTTTATACAACAGATATAAGTGCCGGTCAAGCTGTTGAAAATGGAAACTCAGGAAGTATAACAGCTCAAAGTTTAAATATGGCAAATGATGCAAAAATTCATATTGATTATGATGGAACTTGGGAAGGTGCTGGAAAATATAACTTGATTAAAGCTTCTTCTATAACTACAGATTATTATGGAACAGAAAAAAATGGTTTAGTTAGTGATAATAGTATTATAGATTCAATTGTTACAAAAGATGGAACAAATCTTACTTTATTTGCGGATAGAACAAGTGGAGGGTCATTTAATCCTGAAGATTTATATATAGAAAAATCTGAAATAGGAAAAGATTATTCAAATGGTGCTTCTCAATCACTTGCAGGATATGCAAATGAAAAAAACAGAGAAGGTGCTTTAGCTGATATTATTCGTGAAATGGAATATTTTGATGGTGGAACAAATTTAAGTGAAGCTAAAAAGCAAGAGATGATAAAAATGCAAAGATTATTAACTCCTACTGCTAATAATTCAAATATACAAAGTACAATAACAGCAACAAACTTATCAGCATCTACAATTAAAGGAAGATTATCAGATATAAGAGTTACTCAAGAAAATAACTTTACACCAAATACTTATGATTATTTAGGATTATCTTCAGGAGATTATTATACTTTTGATACTTCTTTTTGGCTAAAAGCAATGGCTTCAAAAGCTACACAAGATAGAATAAAAGAGTATGATGGTTTTGATACTTCAACTTATGGTTTTGTTGGTGGAATGGATAAAATTACAAATGATGGAACTATTTTTGGAGTAGCACTTTCATATTCTACTACAAAAACTAAACAAGATGGTTTAAGAACAGATGATTCAGATACTACAAGTGTTCAAGCTACGCTTTATTCATCTCAAGAGATAGGAGATGCTTATGTTGATGGATATTTATCTTATGGTAAGCATAAAACAGATGCTACAAGAACAGCAAATTCAGGAAAATTAAATTCAAGTGTAAATTCGGACCAAATTTCAGCAAAAGTTGAGACAGGCTATAAAATACCATTAAATGATGGGATTTCTTTAACTCCGTTTGCTTCTTTAGAGTATAGTTTATTAAATCAAAAAGGTTATACTGAAAAAGGTTCAACTTATCAAAATGATGCTTTAAAAGTTGATAGTATAAAACTAAACAGAGGAACTGCTGAATTAGGGGCAAAACTTGTAACAAATATAGAGTTTGATGATACATTAATAATTCCTCAATTCTCTGCAAGTGTTTACAACTCATTTGGAGATAATAAACCTGATGTTAAAGCCCAGTTTGTTGGTGGTGGAAATAAGTTTGTAACACCGGTTCCTGATATGAATGATACAATGTTTAATTTAGGTTTAGGAGTTGAAACTAAAATTTCAGACTCTACAAGTTTAATATTCGATGTAGATTATGACAGAAGTAAAGATGGAAAATTTGAAGCTTATTCAGGTAGCGTAACTTTTGGAGTTAGTTTTTAATATAAAAGGAAAAAAATAATGTATAAAGTAGTTTGTAGTGGTTTAATAAGTCTATTTATTAGCATGAATTTAAATGCTAATGAGATTTCTTCATATTCATTAATGAAGTATAAAGCTGATTTTTCAAAGCAGAATCAACAATCAAAAGATGCATTAATAAAAGAGTATTTAAAACTGAAAAATCTAGCACAAGTTTTAGAAGCAAGTGTAATGAAAGATGATGTTGATTTAGAAGTTGCAAAAAATATGTTAATAGTTGATATTTGGACAAATAAATTTTTACAAAGTTATAAACCTACAACAAATGAATTAAATGAACTTTATAAAATAGAAAAACCAAGAACAGTAGCTAAATATGAATTAAGAAATATTTTGGTTTCTTATGAAAATAATGCGGATAGAATAATTGGTATGTTAAATGAAATAAAAAACAAAACAGAAAAAAAAGATAGTTTTATTAAATATGTAAGATCAGTTTCAAATGATGTTGCAACAAAACAAAATAATGGTTTAACTCCTTTAGTTGATGAAAATAAATTAAGTTTACAAATAAAAGAGGCATTAAAAGGTAAAAAAGAGGGTGATATTGTAAAAGTTAATCTTAAAGATGTGGGAACTCAAATTTTATATATTGAAAAATATATCCCTGAAAAAAAAGCTACTTTTGAAGAAGCAAAAGATGCTTTAATAGATCTTGCAAAAAGAAAAGCTGTTGCAAAAGAGATGGAGTTATTGTTAAAATAACCTTATGAAATATTTAATATTTGTTTTTCTTTCATTATTTTTTATTTCATGTACAAAAAATATACCAACACCAAGTGAGAGAAAAAACTTAGTTTTAATATCATCAAAAGAGAAAGGTTTTGAACAAGTTAATATCCAAACTTCATATTTTTCTATTTTTTCTCTTCAAAAAAAAGATATTACTTGTAAGAATAAGAGTTTGCATGTTTATATAGAAGGTGATGGACTAGCATGGATAAATAGAAGAACTATTTCAAGTGATCCAACTCCTATAAATTCTACAATATTAAAAATTATAAATGAAGATGAAAATGAGTGTAAAATATATTTAGCTCGTCCTTGTCAGTATCTTAATTTTGGTATTTGTGAAAAAAAATATTGGACAAGTCATAGATTTAGTCCAGAAGTATTAAAAAGTTTTGATGAGAGTTTGGATATTTTAAAAAACAGGTATGAAAATAGTGATTTTACTCTAATAGGTCATTCAGGTGGTGGAGCAATAGTTACTTTATTAGGTGCTAAAAGAGATGATATAAAAAGATTAATAACTATAGCAGGAAATTTAGATATACAAAAATGGACAACTT
Coding sequences:
- a CDS encoding autotransporter domain-containing protein, with translation MNSFRVIDTRFRILKGGKIGLSLSISLIGSALVFGSVNSYAVDYFTDVQSTVSDSTTTPLGGTNPITVEKAVNGGSVNTTRIENDTNPVVFKPTSWANSSYTDPTFAAAETTPTVYPARYYLGKEDFVPLELNLTFASGASSGSISKNSTTFYSANITPPGYIADNPGIPTQTLTTVVSNNYKANLIFEGSNTVSGSTNIEDGNIKIDGSIDFNGTVTAGSIEVDTTDTATFGSNVSLSSGAGNLNFSQDGSIILNSNFSGNITNTNSGDGNITTVGINNINGNIGNSSNFLNSLSVGDLTTISTTTVNGDVFANSTVLNNTITNSSTLILSNDKNITSTITTSHDNKGILTLSGGTQTVTGQIGTDTLKLAEINAGANGSDSTFNSDVFATNLDVEGTGRVNLNGDYKGTSIRYNADGTVVLADGSDVNSSIINNSGVDSTGTLTLNGSSTVSGNVGADGASLKEINAGATGSNSTFNSDVFATNLDVEGTGRVNLNGDYKGTSIRYNADGTVVLADGSDVNSAITTGTTNTGTLTLNGSSTVSGNVGADGASLKEINAGATGSNSTFNSDVFATTTNVGAGEIKFEGNLTGNIDAITSNQGTITFVGDNSGKAQLVTGNIGIFGDSINVLNIGESGSLINYSTTTVNGDVFANSTVLNNTITNSSTLILSNDKNITSTITTSHDNKGILTLSGGTQTVTGQIGTDTLKLAEINAGANGSDSTFSSDVFATNLDVEGTGRVNLNGDYKGTSIRYNADGTVVLADNKNIDSSIINNSSTTPTGTLTLEGSSIVSGTVGTDVNRLKEINAGANGSDSTFNSDVFATNLDVEGTGRVNLNGDYKGTSIRYNADGTVVLADGSDVNSSIINNSGVDSTGTLTLNGSSTVSGNVGADGASLKEINAGATGSNSTFNSDVFATNLDVEGTGRVNLNGDYKGTSIRYNADGTVVLADGSDVNSAITTGTTNTGTLTLNGSSTVSGNVGADGASLKEINAGATGSNSTFNSDVFATTTNVGAGEIKFEGNLTGNIDAITSNQGTITFVGDNSGKAQLVTGNIGIFGDSINVLNIGESGSLINYSTTTVNGDVFANSTVLNNTITNSSTLILSNDKNITSTITTSHDNKGILTLSGGTQTVTGQIGTDTLKLAEINAGANGSDSTFSSDVFATNLDVEGTGRVNLNGDYKGTSIRYNADGTVVLADNKNIDSSIINSSSTTPTGTLTLNGSSIVSGTVGTDANRLKEINAGATGSDSTFSSDVFATTTNITSGVVNFNTISGTTTTNIVFSGNGTANLNQGLTGNIYFAGNDANINVSDGKGILGSVETLANNTGILNFKGDGVINGIIGSADFAIKELNVNSENEQDKDGNGTVITQGLLAHREIFAEIINLRNNATLTLANNANITKTSTGLVISTDSANSGNVVFLGSSTVTGEVGTNSNNLESITAGANNHTVTFNDMVYASIINYSDDGKVVLNGDNSLNSNAEGFKGTVNFNSKSGTLEIGDDVNITTGATEIQFTNAKNATLAFNGTSIIKGSLGSENGTNDTFKTINAGALNETVKFEDNIYVMDSLNLSSNGKVQIVDENYVKRNSNSATTGAIITTSTDGFGDLEYLGTTILYDDIGTSSKKLNNVTFASTGDASNIYNQDIDKNVYALNTTIGNSSNKTTLNIKEDITFGGNLNLRKDSVLNVSDYNVTVANNLDIASNSTLNFKVYTTDISAGQAVENGNSGSITAQSLNMANDAKIHIDYDGTWEGAGKYNLIKASSITTDYYGTEKNGLVSDNSIIDSIVTKDGTNLTLFADRTSGGSFNPEDLYIEKSEIGKDYSNGASQSLAGYANEKNREGALADIIREMEYFDGGTNLSEAKKQEMIKMQRLLTPTANNSNIQSTITATNLSASTIKGRLSDIRVTQENNFTPNTYDYLGLSSGDYYTFDTSFWLKAMASKATQDRIKEYDGFDTSTYGFVGGMDKITNDGTIFGVALSYSTTKTKQDGLRTDDSDTTSVQATLYSSQEIGDAYVDGYLSYGKHKTDATRTANSGKLNSSVNSDQISAKVETGYKIPLNDGISLTPFASLEYSLLNQKGYTEKGSTYQNDALKVDSIKLNRGTAELGAKLVTNIEFDDTLIIPQFSASVYNSFGDNKPDVKAQFVGGGNKFVTPVPDMNDTMFNLGLGVETKISDSTSLIFDVDYDRSKDGKFEAYSGSVTFGVSF